In one Mucilaginibacter sp. PAMB04168 genomic region, the following are encoded:
- the rlmD gene encoding 23S rRNA (uracil(1939)-C(5))-methyltransferase RlmD: MRKGRGHRPNLSFENVSVIDIAEEGKGVGKTEDFVLFIEKAVPGDVVDVEVYRKKKNFGEAKITNLKQPSAHRTQPFCEHFGTCGGCKWQHMTYEAQLQFKQKAVTDALSRLGGIEVSHALPIVPSPADRYYRNKLEYTFSNKRWLNDGENRTDDPMEMSALGFHIPGRFDKILDIYHCYLQADPSNDLRLKIRDYARQQGMTFYDVKAHTGALRNLIIRTSSTGELMVIVVFAHATDDEVNNMMSYVEREFPQITSLLYILNQKKNDTIFDQEVIAWKGPEYIHEHMNEIQFRIGPKSFYQTNAIQAQRLYEIARDLAQFKGNELVYDLYTGAGTIANFVAGHVKEVIGVEYVPSAIEDAKVNSAINNIHNTKFYAGDMKDVLNDDFVAAHGKPDVIITDPPRAGMHADVVARLMEIEAEKIVYVSCNAATQARDLIVLKEKYNVTQIQPVDMFPHTQHVENVVLLELKK, from the coding sequence ATGAGAAAAGGAAGAGGCCATAGGCCCAATTTAAGTTTCGAAAACGTAAGTGTTATTGACATAGCCGAAGAGGGCAAAGGTGTAGGCAAAACGGAAGACTTTGTTTTGTTTATTGAAAAAGCCGTGCCCGGCGATGTGGTGGATGTAGAAGTTTACCGCAAAAAGAAAAATTTTGGCGAAGCCAAGATCACTAACCTTAAACAGCCATCAGCCCACCGTACACAGCCGTTTTGTGAGCATTTTGGTACCTGCGGTGGCTGTAAGTGGCAACACATGACCTATGAGGCTCAACTACAGTTTAAACAAAAAGCCGTTACTGATGCCCTAAGTCGCCTGGGTGGCATTGAGGTTAGCCACGCCCTGCCCATTGTACCCTCGCCGGCCGATCGCTATTACCGCAACAAACTGGAGTATACTTTTAGCAACAAGCGCTGGCTAAATGATGGCGAGAACCGCACCGATGACCCGATGGAGATGAGCGCGCTGGGCTTTCACATACCCGGCCGTTTTGATAAGATATTGGATATATACCACTGCTACCTGCAGGCCGATCCATCAAACGATCTGCGTTTAAAAATACGTGATTACGCGCGGCAGCAAGGCATGACGTTTTATGACGTAAAAGCCCATACCGGTGCATTGCGTAACCTTATCATCCGCACCTCATCAACCGGCGAGCTGATGGTGATTGTAGTATTTGCACATGCTACCGACGATGAAGTAAACAATATGATGAGCTACGTAGAGCGCGAGTTTCCGCAAATTACATCGCTGCTTTACATACTTAACCAAAAAAAGAACGATACCATTTTTGACCAGGAAGTGATTGCCTGGAAAGGCCCTGAATACATTCATGAACACATGAACGAAATTCAGTTCCGAATAGGCCCCAAATCGTTTTACCAAACCAATGCCATACAAGCACAGCGGCTTTACGAAATTGCGCGCGATCTTGCCCAATTTAAAGGTAATGAGCTGGTTTACGATTTATATACCGGCGCAGGTACAATTGCCAACTTTGTAGCTGGCCATGTTAAAGAGGTTATTGGTGTGGAGTACGTACCCTCGGCCATTGAAGATGCCAAGGTAAACTCCGCCATCAACAATATACATAACACTAAATTTTACGCCGGTGATATGAAAGACGTGCTTAATGACGACTTTGTAGCAGCGCATGGTAAACCCGATGTAATTATAACCGACCCGCCCAGGGCTGGTATGCACGCCGATGTAGTAGCACGACTGATGGAAATTGAAGCGGAAAAAATTGTGTACGTAAGCTGCAACGCCGCCACACAAGCCCGCGACTTAATTGTACTTAAAGAAAAATACAACGTTACACAAATACAACCGGTAGACATGTTCCCACACACGCAGCATGTGGAGAACGTGGTATTACTGGAATTAAAGAAGTAA
- a CDS encoding MBL fold metallo-hydrolase, translating into MEIFALGEGSYSVDSSKQFIPFNPATDNAKDRPGSLFIHVNPFLVKTERDLIVLDSGLGYKDDKGELLLHQHIREAGFAPGEVSLVLQSHLHYDHTGGLVVERNGKLEPSFPQAVHVIQQGEWDYALSGKSSSYRLPIFETLQREARIEFVEGSGEVRPGIHFELSGGHTQFHQVFLLEEDGQKCFFGGDELPEPEQLLRKFAAKYDYDGRKAMHLRDEYGQKAAAENWVCLFYHAKSTAIGKVQYQDETFTITPY; encoded by the coding sequence ATGGAAATTTTTGCATTAGGCGAAGGCTCTTACTCGGTTGACTCATCTAAACAATTTATACCCTTTAATCCTGCAACCGATAACGCAAAAGATCGTCCTGGCTCGCTGTTTATTCATGTAAATCCTTTTTTGGTTAAAACCGAGCGCGATTTAATTGTACTGGACAGCGGTTTAGGTTATAAAGATGATAAAGGAGAGCTCTTATTGCACCAGCATATACGCGAGGCTGGCTTTGCGCCGGGCGAGGTAAGCTTGGTGCTGCAATCGCACCTGCATTATGACCATACAGGCGGCCTGGTAGTGGAACGTAATGGCAAGCTGGAACCAAGCTTTCCTCAGGCGGTGCATGTTATACAACAAGGCGAATGGGATTATGCGCTGTCGGGCAAATCATCATCCTACCGCTTGCCTATTTTTGAAACGCTGCAGCGCGAAGCCAGAATTGAGTTTGTAGAAGGTTCGGGCGAGGTTAGGCCAGGCATTCACTTTGAACTGTCGGGTGGGCACACACAATTTCACCAGGTGTTTTTGCTGGAAGAGGATGGGCAGAAATGCTTTTTTGGTGGTGATGAATTGCCGGAGCCGGAACAGTTATTAAGAAAGTTTGCGGCTAAGTATGATTATGACGGGCGCAAAGCCATGCACTTGCGAGACGAGTACGGGCAGAAAGCAGCGGCCGAAAATTGGGTTTGCTTGTTTTACCATGCCAAGTCGACCGCTATAGGAAAAGTACAGTATCAGGACGAAACGTTTACAATAACGCCTTATTAA
- a CDS encoding response regulator, which produces MTSNSKPLSILLVDDDEINNFISIKLIKKALIYTEITACLDGSYAINQLLEMQEKDPESLPDYILLDINMPIMNGWEFLDEFKRLGLDPLNKTKIFIISSSVFSNDINKAKSYDLVKDFISKPLNVEKIKELFAVEKTV; this is translated from the coding sequence ATGACGAGCAACTCCAAACCTCTTAGCATATTACTGGTTGACGACGACGAGATAAACAATTTTATTTCGATTAAATTAATTAAGAAAGCGCTGATTTATACTGAAATAACAGCTTGTTTAGATGGCAGTTATGCTATAAACCAACTTTTGGAGATGCAGGAGAAAGATCCGGAAAGCTTACCTGACTATATATTGCTTGACATAAATATGCCCATTATGAACGGCTGGGAGTTTTTAGATGAATTTAAACGCCTGGGATTAGATCCGCTGAACAAAACCAAAATCTTCATCATATCATCTTCGGTATTCAGCAATGATATTAATAAAGCAAAATCTTATGACCTGGTAAAAGATTTCATCTCCAAGCCACTTAACGTCGAAAAAATAAAAGAGCTGTTTGCTGTTGAAAAAACCGTTTAA
- the recJ gene encoding single-stranded-DNA-specific exonuclease RecJ, with the protein MQKRWSLKHNPDINAVQALSTELGIDPVLGTLLLQRGVTNFQDARYFFRPDLRHLHDPFLMMDMEKAITRIEQAITRNEKILIFGDYDVDGTTAVTLVYSFFCKRYTNLEYYIPDRYTEGYGISTKGIDYAKANDFSLIIALDCGIKSIDKVAYANEKNIDFIICDHHMPGEELPAAMAVLDPKRPDCNYPYKELSGCGIGFKLIQAYAQKNNIPFEEVTQYLDLVATSIACDIVHISGENRILAAFGLQKINDEPSIGIQVLKELAGKTSYYTVADIVFLIGPRINAAGRIDDAKHAVELLLATDTDLAREKGMLISVKNTERKEHDLNITDEALSMIANDVLAAERKSTVVFNEKWHKGVIGIVASRLTEKYYRPTIVLTRSNGHVAGSARSVVGFDLYEALCGCSDLLLQFGGHKYAAGLTMKPEQVDAFTQRFEEVVSASITEQQLIQEILIDAELQLAQITPKFFRVLNQFGPFGPENMSPVFVSRNVTVYGGVNLVGSNHIKMSVYQNSSPLFDCIAFNQGECIEDIRQGKPFDICYTIEENIWREKRSIQLNIKGIRC; encoded by the coding sequence ATGCAAAAACGGTGGTCACTAAAGCATAATCCCGATATAAATGCGGTACAAGCGCTCTCTACCGAACTGGGCATCGATCCGGTGTTGGGTACATTGCTATTGCAGCGCGGCGTAACAAACTTTCAGGATGCCCGTTACTTTTTCAGGCCAGATCTGCGCCACCTGCATGATCCTTTTCTGATGATGGATATGGAAAAGGCCATTACGCGCATAGAACAAGCCATCACGCGCAACGAGAAGATATTGATATTTGGGGATTACGATGTAGACGGTACTACCGCTGTAACTTTGGTATATAGTTTTTTTTGCAAGCGTTACACCAATCTTGAATATTACATACCCGACCGTTATACCGAAGGGTATGGCATATCTACAAAAGGTATTGATTATGCTAAAGCCAATGACTTTTCTTTAATTATTGCGCTGGACTGCGGTATAAAATCAATAGACAAAGTAGCTTACGCCAACGAGAAAAATATTGATTTCATTATTTGCGATCACCACATGCCGGGTGAAGAACTGCCCGCCGCCATGGCCGTTTTAGACCCTAAGCGGCCTGATTGTAACTATCCGTATAAAGAGCTATCGGGCTGTGGTATTGGCTTTAAGCTCATACAGGCTTATGCACAAAAAAACAACATACCTTTTGAGGAAGTAACGCAATATCTGGATTTGGTAGCAACCAGCATAGCCTGCGACATAGTACACATTAGCGGTGAAAACCGTATTCTGGCTGCTTTTGGGCTTCAAAAAATTAATGATGAACCCAGCATTGGTATACAGGTATTGAAGGAGCTTGCCGGTAAAACCAGCTATTATACCGTAGCCGATATTGTGTTTTTGATTGGCCCGCGTATAAACGCTGCCGGGCGTATTGACGATGCCAAGCATGCGGTTGAACTACTGCTAGCTACCGATACCGATTTGGCCCGCGAAAAAGGAATGCTCATCAGCGTAAAAAACACCGAGCGCAAAGAGCATGATCTAAACATTACCGATGAGGCGCTGAGCATGATTGCCAATGATGTACTGGCGGCCGAACGCAAATCTACCGTGGTATTTAACGAGAAATGGCATAAGGGTGTAATAGGCATCGTAGCGTCACGCCTTACCGAAAAATATTATCGCCCAACCATCGTACTTACCCGCTCCAACGGGCACGTAGCTGGCTCGGCCCGTTCTGTAGTAGGTTTTGATTTATATGAGGCGTTGTGCGGTTGCAGCGATTTGCTGCTACAATTTGGCGGCCATAAATACGCCGCCGGCCTTACCATGAAACCAGAACAGGTTGATGCTTTTACACAACGTTTTGAGGAAGTAGTTAGCGCCAGCATAACTGAGCAGCAACTTATTCAGGAAATACTGATTGATGCAGAATTACAACTGGCACAAATAACGCCTAAGTTTTTCCGGGTATTAAATCAATTTGGTCCCTTCGGGCCCGAAAACATGTCGCCAGTGTTTGTAAGCCGTAATGTGACGGTCTATGGCGGGGTCAATCTGGTAGGCAGCAATCATATTAAAATGTCGGTTTATCAAAACAGCTCGCCTTTGTTTGATTGCATTGCCTTCAATCAGGGTGAATGTATTGAGGATATACGCCAGGGTAAACCGTTTGATATTTGCTATACCATTGAAGAAAACATATGGCGCGAAAAGCGTTCGATACAATTAAACATTAAAGGAATACGTTGCTAA
- a CDS encoding GH3 auxin-responsive promoter family protein — MTIINSVVTWFMKKRIHQIELFMKYPNEVQDEWFNQLISNAEDTEWGKQHHYKSIQSLADYKERVPIQTYDTLKPYIERMLKGEQNVLWPSDITWFAKSSGTTNDRSKFIPVSEESLEECHFKGGKDMLTIYCNNRPDTMLFTGKGLTLGGSHQVGQLSTDIFFGDLSAVIMKNLPMWAEFLRTPNLEIALLENFEEKIEKMAHATKNVNVTCISGVPTWNIVLFKRLLEITGKNNLLEIWPNLELYFHGAVSFTPYREQFKKLVPSSDMYYLETYNASEGFFGIQDREEPGDMLLMLDYGIFYEFLPLEHLHDENPQTLGLDEVQIGKNYALIISTNAGLWRYMIGDTIKFTSLDPYRIQITGRTKHFINAFGEEVIIDNAERALQEACRQTEAIIRDYTAAPIYFTDSKCGGHEWIIEFERKPAEFERFVDLLDETLRRVNSDYDAKRFKDLALLRPRVHSAPDGTFVQWMKNRGKLGGQNKVPRLANNREYLDSILEMMN, encoded by the coding sequence ATGACCATTATAAACTCAGTTGTTACCTGGTTCATGAAAAAGCGGATCCATCAGATTGAGCTTTTTATGAAATATCCTAATGAAGTTCAGGATGAATGGTTTAACCAGCTCATTAGCAACGCGGAGGATACCGAGTGGGGAAAACAACACCACTATAAAAGCATTCAATCACTGGCCGACTATAAGGAGCGTGTACCTATACAAACGTACGACACGCTGAAGCCTTACATTGAACGTATGCTCAAAGGAGAGCAAAACGTGCTTTGGCCTTCAGATATAACCTGGTTCGCCAAATCATCGGGTACTACCAACGATCGCAGCAAGTTTATTCCGGTAAGTGAGGAATCACTGGAGGAGTGTCACTTTAAAGGCGGCAAGGATATGCTGACCATTTATTGTAACAACCGGCCCGATACAATGCTATTTACCGGTAAAGGGTTAACGTTGGGTGGCAGCCACCAGGTAGGGCAGTTAAGTACCGATATCTTTTTTGGAGATCTCTCGGCCGTTATTATGAAAAACCTGCCTATGTGGGCCGAGTTTTTGCGTACACCCAATCTCGAAATTGCCTTACTCGAAAACTTTGAGGAGAAAATTGAGAAGATGGCACATGCCACAAAAAACGTAAATGTTACTTGTATTAGCGGCGTACCCACCTGGAATATAGTTTTATTTAAACGCCTGCTCGAAATAACTGGCAAGAACAACCTTCTTGAAATATGGCCTAATCTGGAACTTTATTTTCATGGAGCAGTAAGCTTTACCCCGTACCGTGAGCAGTTTAAAAAGCTGGTACCCAGTAGTGACATGTATTACCTTGAAACTTATAATGCATCGGAAGGCTTTTTTGGCATTCAGGATCGGGAGGAACCCGGGGATATGTTGCTTATGCTGGACTATGGCATTTTTTATGAGTTTTTGCCCTTAGAACACCTACATGATGAAAACCCGCAAACACTTGGTTTAGATGAGGTACAAATAGGAAAGAACTACGCCCTCATCATCAGCACCAATGCCGGTTTATGGCGGTATATGATAGGAGACACCATAAAGTTCACCTCGCTCGATCCTTACCGCATACAAATAACCGGTCGTACCAAGCACTTTATTAACGCCTTTGGCGAAGAGGTAATCATAGACAACGCCGAGCGCGCATTACAAGAAGCCTGCCGCCAAACCGAAGCCATTATACGCGATTATACCGCTGCACCGATTTACTTTACCGACAGCAAATGTGGCGGGCATGAATGGATAATTGAATTTGAACGTAAGCCTGCCGAGTTTGAACGCTTTGTTGACTTACTAGACGAAACCCTGCGCAGGGTAAATTCTGACTATGACGCCAAGCGTTTTAAGGATCTGGCGCTACTTCGCCCCAGGGTACACTCGGCCCCTGACGGCACTTTTGTACAATGGATGAAGAACCGCGGCAAACTGGGTGGCCAAAATAAGGTCCCCCGCCTGGCTAATAACCGCGAGTATCTAGATAGTATTTTGGAGATGATGAATTAA
- the treF gene encoding alpha,alpha-trehalase TreF, whose product MRFKKRLLLILISICCSVLAYAQTETPAQLYPGLFEAVQMQQIFPDGKTFVDVSARQPPAVILKAYQVEKSKPGFNLKAFVKQYFSAPSENSTQYRSNIKGGIRKHIDTLWTVLQHVADTVKGTTLLPLPHAYIVPGGRFREVYYWDSYFTMLGLEEARQFVLIESVVKNFAYLIDKHGHIPNGNRTYYLTRSQPPFFALMVQLLAKHKGVKTLTTYQSQLIKEYQYWMQGSEALKAGKAYAHVVRMADGSLLNRYWDASTQPREESYREDVLAARQTKQNKAEFYRNIRAAAESGWDFSSRWMADGKSLATLQATSLIPVDLNCLLYNLETTLAQSFEISGNQQSAALYRSKAAKRKAALLKYCWNSKAGCFYDYNWQQKTISNQASIATAYPLFFNIASNAQGKQVAALIEAKFLQPGGVATTLTGTGQQWDQPNGWAPLQYITIVGLRNYKHKDLAQTIASRWIKLNLNTFNQTGKLVEKYDIQHINAKAGGGEYPLQDGFGWTNGVLLKLMNMYKH is encoded by the coding sequence ATGCGTTTTAAGAAACGATTATTATTGATACTTATCAGTATTTGCTGTTCAGTATTAGCCTATGCACAAACTGAAACCCCTGCACAACTATATCCGGGTTTATTTGAAGCAGTGCAGATGCAGCAGATTTTCCCCGACGGTAAAACTTTTGTAGATGTATCGGCCAGGCAACCGCCAGCGGTTATTTTAAAAGCTTATCAGGTTGAGAAAAGTAAGCCCGGCTTTAACCTTAAAGCGTTTGTTAAGCAATACTTTTCGGCCCCGAGCGAAAACAGTACACAATACCGAAGCAATATTAAAGGCGGCATCCGCAAGCATATTGATACCCTGTGGACCGTGCTACAACACGTAGCCGACACTGTTAAAGGCACCACGCTGCTACCCTTGCCACATGCTTATATAGTGCCGGGCGGTCGATTCAGGGAGGTATATTACTGGGATTCATACTTTACCATGCTTGGACTTGAGGAAGCCAGGCAGTTTGTACTGATAGAAAGTGTAGTTAAGAACTTTGCTTACCTGATAGATAAACATGGGCATATACCCAATGGTAACCGCACTTATTATTTAACCCGTTCGCAGCCTCCGTTTTTTGCCTTAATGGTGCAGTTGCTGGCCAAACATAAAGGCGTCAAAACGCTGACTACTTATCAATCACAACTTATAAAAGAGTACCAGTACTGGATGCAGGGTAGTGAAGCCTTAAAAGCTGGCAAGGCGTATGCGCATGTAGTACGAATGGCCGATGGCAGTTTGCTTAACCGGTATTGGGATGCAAGCACGCAGCCGCGTGAAGAATCATACAGGGAAGATGTACTGGCGGCCCGGCAAACTAAACAGAACAAGGCAGAATTTTATCGAAACATTAGAGCTGCTGCCGAATCGGGTTGGGATTTTAGCAGCCGATGGATGGCCGATGGCAAAAGCCTGGCAACCCTTCAAGCCACCAGTTTAATACCGGTTGATTTGAACTGTTTGTTGTATAACCTGGAAACTACCCTTGCACAATCATTTGAGATAAGCGGTAACCAGCAATCGGCAGCGTTGTACCGTTCTAAAGCAGCCAAACGTAAAGCAGCATTGCTTAAATATTGCTGGAATAGCAAAGCGGGTTGCTTTTATGATTATAACTGGCAACAAAAAACAATATCAAACCAGGCGAGCATCGCAACTGCTTATCCATTGTTTTTTAATATAGCCAGCAATGCACAAGGCAAACAGGTGGCAGCCTTAATTGAGGCAAAGTTTTTACAGCCGGGCGGGGTAGCTACCACTTTGACGGGTACCGGGCAGCAGTGGGATCAGCCCAATGGCTGGGCACCCTTGCAGTATATTACCATTGTGGGTTTAAGAAATTATAAGCACAAAGACCTGGCCCAAACTATAGCTTCCCGTTGGATAAAATTAAACTTAAACACATTTAATCAAACCGGAAAGCTGGTGGAAAAATATGATATACAACACATCAACGCCAAAGCCGGTGGGGGCGAATACCCCTTGCAGGATGGGTTTGGCTGGACTAACGGCGTACTGTTAAAATTAATGAATATGTATAAGCACTAA
- the lptB gene encoding LPS export ABC transporter ATP-binding protein codes for MNLRADHLVKKYKQRTVVNDVSFNVSQGEIVGLLGPNGAGKTTSFYMIVGLIKPNEGRIYLDDEEITNDAMYRRAQKGIGYLAQEASVFRKLTVEDNIKAVLEMGTMNKQQQKDKLEELIDEFSLHKVRRNRGDLLSGGERRRTEIARALAAQPNFILLDEPFAGVDPIAVEEIQSMVAKLRHRNIGILITDHNVQETLSITDRAYLLFEGKILESGVPEVLAANEMVRKVYLGANFVLKRKTFV; via the coding sequence ATGAACTTACGTGCCGACCATCTGGTAAAAAAATACAAACAGCGAACCGTTGTTAACGACGTTTCATTCAACGTATCGCAGGGTGAGATCGTTGGCTTGCTGGGGCCTAACGGCGCGGGTAAAACCACCTCGTTTTACATGATCGTAGGCTTGATAAAGCCTAACGAAGGCCGCATCTATCTGGATGATGAAGAGATTACCAACGATGCCATGTACCGCCGGGCACAAAAAGGTATTGGCTACCTGGCACAGGAAGCCTCGGTATTCCGGAAACTAACCGTAGAAGACAATATTAAGGCTGTGCTGGAAATGGGTACAATGAACAAGCAGCAGCAGAAAGACAAATTAGAGGAGCTGATTGACGAGTTCAGCTTACATAAAGTACGCAGAAACCGTGGTGACCTGCTATCGGGCGGCGAACGGCGGCGTACCGAGATTGCCCGGGCTTTGGCAGCCCAACCTAATTTTATTCTGTTGGATGAGCCATTTGCAGGTGTAGATCCTATTGCGGTTGAAGAGATTCAGAGCATGGTAGCCAAGCTTAGGCACCGTAATATTGGTATCCTAATAACCGACCACAATGTACAGGAAACCCTGTCTATAACCGACAGGGCTTATCTCCTCTTTGAGGGAAAGATATTAGAATCGGGCGTACCAGAGGTACTGGCGGCAAATGAGATGGTGCGTAAAGTTTACCTGGGCGCAAACTTTGTGCTAAAAAGAAAAACTTTTGTTTAA
- a CDS encoding YceI family protein, whose protein sequence is MKKLTTLFTAVVAVALVAFKPVAPTTYRVDTEKSKIEWTGKKVTGQHTGTIKLASGEVAVNGKVPTTGKFVIDMTSMDNTDLSGDGKAKLLGHLKSEDFFGTEKYPTASFQTTKITPAGAGKVNVTGNLTVKGKTSVITFPATYTLANNTLNVNALNVKVDRTKHDIRYGSKSFFASIGDKAIDDEFLLNINLVATR, encoded by the coding sequence ATGAAAAAATTGACGACCTTATTTACAGCAGTTGTTGCAGTTGCCTTAGTTGCCTTTAAACCTGTTGCACCAACAACCTACAGAGTTGACACAGAAAAAAGTAAAATTGAATGGACTGGTAAAAAAGTAACCGGCCAGCATACCGGCACTATAAAATTAGCCTCTGGTGAAGTTGCCGTTAACGGTAAAGTACCTACCACCGGCAAGTTTGTAATTGATATGACCAGCATGGATAATACCGATCTGAGCGGCGATGGCAAAGCTAAATTACTAGGTCACTTAAAATCTGAAGATTTCTTTGGCACTGAAAAATATCCAACAGCTTCGTTCCAGACTACTAAAATTACGCCTGCAGGTGCTGGCAAAGTAAATGTAACCGGTAATTTAACTGTTAAAGGTAAAACCAGTGTTATTACTTTCCCTGCTACTTATACATTGGCCAACAATACTTTGAATGTTAATGCGTTAAACGTAAAAGTTGATCGCACTAAACACGATATTCGTTATGGTTCGAAAAGCTTTTTTGCAAGCATTGGTGATAAAGCAATTGACGACGAGTTTCTTTTAAATATAAATTTGGTAGCTACGCGCTAA
- the creD gene encoding cell envelope integrity protein CreD: MEIQKPSSPQFRDSVLLKMLVILVIAVVLLMPSSWIQGLIMERSSRQQEVINDVSDKWSGSQLIQGPVLVIPYKKQVIKRDTANKEVVKEYTETLYLMPENLFIKAKVNTETRKRGIFEVGVYKSLVSITGNFDRADLAKLQIDSSSIMYDKARLVFGISDLKGLSSNPTIKVQNQTLAVDPVLNNGDMLDNGLQAAVNLTTVTGNQIPFSFVLDLKGSEALNFLHTGKTTQVEVNGNWPSPKFDGRYLPDTNHIDQKGFNAKWRMLYYNRPFPQQWAANDGLLNSLKLNKNALFGVELHVQVDEYQKTMRTTKYAILIIVLTFVSLFLTEVIQKRKIHLFNYALIGAAMIVFYTLLLSFTEHVGYNLAYLISAVATIALIAWFTASLLANQKAASLFALILSIFYGFIFIIIQLEDLSLLVGSIALFIIVAVLMYFSRKISWD, encoded by the coding sequence ATGGAAATTCAAAAACCTTCATCCCCGCAGTTCAGAGACTCTGTTCTACTGAAAATGCTTGTTATCCTGGTCATTGCAGTGGTGCTGCTTATGCCATCCTCATGGATACAAGGCCTGATTATGGAACGCTCGTCCAGACAACAGGAAGTGATCAACGATGTGTCAGACAAGTGGTCGGGCAGCCAGCTTATACAAGGGCCTGTGCTGGTAATACCTTACAAAAAACAGGTAATAAAGAGAGATACAGCCAACAAAGAAGTAGTTAAAGAGTACACCGAAACCTTATACCTCATGCCCGAAAACCTATTCATCAAGGCCAAGGTAAATACCGAAACCCGTAAGCGCGGCATTTTCGAAGTAGGTGTTTATAAATCGCTGGTTAGCATTACCGGTAATTTTGACCGCGCTGATCTCGCCAAACTGCAAATCGATTCTTCATCTATTATGTATGACAAAGCCAGGCTGGTATTTGGCATCAGCGACTTAAAAGGACTCTCATCAAACCCTACCATCAAAGTACAAAACCAGACGCTGGCGGTAGATCCCGTGTTGAATAACGGCGACATGCTGGATAATGGATTACAGGCCGCCGTTAATCTGACTACAGTAACAGGCAACCAGATCCCTTTCAGCTTCGTGCTGGATTTAAAAGGCAGCGAGGCGCTCAACTTTTTACATACCGGCAAAACCACCCAGGTTGAAGTTAACGGCAACTGGCCCAGCCCCAAGTTCGACGGTCGCTACCTGCCCGATACCAATCATATCGATCAAAAGGGCTTCAACGCCAAGTGGCGCATGTTATATTACAACCGCCCTTTCCCGCAGCAATGGGCCGCTAACGATGGGCTGCTTAATAGTTTAAAACTAAATAAAAATGCTTTGTTTGGCGTGGAACTGCATGTACAGGTCGATGAGTATCAGAAAACTATGCGCACAACCAAGTACGCTATACTCATCATCGTACTCACCTTTGTATCGCTTTTTTTAACCGAAGTGATTCAGAAACGCAAAATTCATTTGTTTAATTATGCGCTTATTGGCGCAGCCATGATTGTGTTTTACACCCTGCTGCTATCCTTTACCGAGCACGTGGGTTATAATTTAGCATACCTTATATCGGCCGTAGCTACCATCGCACTAATTGCGTGGTTTACAGCCTCTCTGTTGGCCAATCAAAAGGCAGCGTCGTTATTCGCGCTTATTTTAAGCATATTTTATGGGTTTATCTTTATCATCATCCAACTCGAAGACTTGTCGTTACTGGTAGGCAGTATAGCGCTTTTTATCATCGTAGCCGTACTCATGTACTTCTCCCGTAAAATAAGCTGGGACTAA
- a CDS encoding phosphoribosyltransferase family protein, translating into MAEKLLILNHQQIQQKIDRIAYQILEDNFEEQEIVIAGILSQGSVIAQRLKTVLEGIAPFKCTMINIELQKDSSTLQFSTDADINECRNKVVILVDDVLNSGKTLAYGFGVFLDVPLKKLRTVVLVDRNHKSFPVSTDFSGIALSTVLKQHVYVSLSQNGQEDAVYLG; encoded by the coding sequence ATGGCCGAAAAGCTTTTAATACTCAATCATCAGCAAATACAGCAAAAGATTGACCGCATTGCTTACCAGATTCTCGAAGATAATTTTGAGGAACAAGAAATAGTTATTGCCGGCATACTGTCGCAAGGCAGCGTTATAGCACAACGCCTTAAAACCGTGTTAGAAGGCATTGCGCCGTTTAAGTGCACCATGATTAACATTGAATTGCAAAAAGACAGCAGTACGCTGCAATTCAGCACCGACGCCGATATAAACGAATGCCGTAACAAGGTAGTAATACTGGTTGACGATGTTTTAAACAGCGGCAAAACCCTAGCCTACGGTTTCGGCGTTTTTCTGGATGTTCCTCTTAAAAAGTTACGCACGGTAGTGTTGGTAGATCGTAATCACAAGAGTTTCCCGGTAAGTACCGATTTTTCCGGCATAGCCTTGTCTACAGTATTAAAGCAGCATGTGTACGTATCCCTTAGCCAAAATGGCCAGGAAGATGCTGTTTACCTGGGGTAG